One window of the Dermacentor andersoni chromosome 10, qqDerAnde1_hic_scaffold, whole genome shotgun sequence genome contains the following:
- the LOC129381870 gene encoding uncharacterized protein, with protein sequence MAETSSSATEVSGRGMSGSSRVASATLLGRGIRSTEKPGQDYQMILPTLPTGASVLHTVFSHGDVKARPYRVEHFRDALTRLSLMPEVVTLGAYQMNHLWAVTFKDEEGKKKIIAADAFDVKDHRCVVVDPCDRGVRIKLNWLLHGVPDDDVRTALSPFGKVTEITRDRWRVQGCVDKGSTTRTVTIKLKAGVTAEDLPHQLRVAEDVALVHVPGRAPLCLRCRGIGHIRRECRVPRCGLCRRFGHDETQCVRTYATVTGPALKEDVTDHLMDVVDAVEAAGEGKETQPSALTPLKKATTVNEDESSDGWKDPWYDTVEPTNSTEVEVKEAKDTCTSTEVTTGEEHDTDDTVMATSSSAPATRLHEEADEQDEKDQETGNDEPPPKATPGRRPAFKPKPGVPAKRRSTTQSGGVPGLEKLLLGSGDWGLWAGCASAVVIRL encoded by the coding sequence atggctgagacTTCCTCTTCAGCCACCGAGGTGAGCGGACGCGGAATGTCGGGCTCTTCGCGAGTGGCTTCAGCGACCCTTTTGGGCCGCGGTATCAGGTCAACTGAGAAACCAGGTCAGGACTACCAAATGATTTTACCAACGCTGCCAACAGGTGCGTCCGTTCTGCATACAGTGTTTTCACATGGTGACGTTAAGGCGAGGCCTTACAGAGTGGAACATTTTCGAGACGCTCTTACACGGCTGTCTCTCATGCCGGAAGTGGTTACACTGGGTGCTTATCAAATGAACCATCTGTGGGCGGTGACTTTCAAGGACGAAGAAGGGAAAAAGAAGATTATCGCTGCAGACGCGTTTGATGTCAAGGACCACCGCTGTGTGGTCGTCGACCCGTGTGACAGAGGCGTCCGTATCAAGCTCAACTGGCTCCTTCATGGTGTACCTGACGACGACGTTCGCACTGCCTTGTCGCCTTTTGGCAAGGTGACTGAGATCACCAGGGACAGGTGGCGGGTACAAGGATGCGTTGACAAAGGGTCAACCACCCGTACTGTCACTATTAAGCTGAAAGCAGGCGTCACCGCTGAAGACTTGCCCCACCAGCTGCGAGTGGCGGAAGATGTTGCGCTCGTGCACGTCCCTGGCAGAGCTCCCCTCTGCCTCCGATGCCGTGGCATCGGGCACATACGACGCGAGTGCCGTGTACCACGCTGTGGGCTTTGTCGTCgtttcggccacgacgagacccagtgcgtcCGAACCTATGCCACAGTGACAGGCCCGGCATTGAAGGAAGATGTCACAGATCACTTGATGGACGTGGTCGACGCAGTGGAAGCTGCAGGCGAAGGGAAAGAGACCCAGCCCTCGGCGTTAACGCCCCTGAAGAAGGCAACGACTGTTAATGAAGACGAGTCATCGGACGGCTGGAAAGACCCATGGTATGACACGGTGGAACCAACTAACTCAACAGAGGTCGAGGTAAAAGAGGCCAAAGATACGTGCACATCAACAGAAGTGACGACCGGCGAAGAGCATGACACTGATGACACCGTGATGGCAACGTCAAGTAGTGCACCTGCTACGAGGCTTCACGAAGAGGCGGATGAGCAAGATGAAAAGGATCAAGAGACTGGGAATGATGAGCCTCCTCCGAAAGCTACCCCGGGACGCCGACCGGCGTTCAAGCCCAAGCCCGGCGTTCCAGCCAAACGCCGTTCTACAACCCAGAGCGGAGGCGTTCCTGGGTTAGAAAAATTGTTGTTAGGGTCTGGGGACTGGGGTTTGTGGGCAGGATGTGCGTCGGCCGTCGTCATTCGTCTATGA